DNA from Kitasatospora acidiphila:
AGCCCGGCGGCCCCTGATCGGGCAGCCGGAGACGGGAAACGGTGAAAACCGTGACCACTCACTCACCGCAGTCGGCACAGCGCGACCACGGCCTCACGGTCGCCGACGCCATGGAAACCTGCGACTACCAGATAGCCGACGACAGCACCGTCGATCGCGCCAACGACATCCTGCACAGCGCCCACGTCGAGTACCTGCTCGTCCGCGACCACAACGGCCGCTGCGAGGGGCTGGTCACCCGCATCGGACTCCGCCCGTTCCTGGCCCGCTCCTGGTACACCGAGCGGACCGCGATCAGCGCCACCTCGCACCAGCGGGGCCCGTTCGCCTGGCCGACCATGGGTCTGACCCTGGCCGCGCTCGCGATGCGCATCAAGCGCCTGGCGGTCTGGCCCGTCGTCGACGACGACGGCTACATCCTCGGCGTGCTCACGGCGGACCGCGCCACCGGCGTCCTCGCCGCCGCGCCCGCCTGACCCGACAACCGCTCCCCGCCCCGTCCATGGAGTTTCGGACGGCTTGGGCCCGGCCGGGAGCGGAACCGTCACGAACACCGGTCGCACTCTCGCCACATCACCCGCCACCCGTAAGTGATGCAGTAGCATTGCACCTATTACACACTAAGGGGGCGGCAGTGCACGACGTCACGGTTGGCGAGCTCGTACGGATGTGGGTTGACGGCTGGATCGTCTCGCGCGGCGCGTCCGATCCGATCGAGCAGCCATGGGGATGGACGATCGACATGGGGCAGGCCACGCACGTGTCGCGGCATGTGCTGCCCGCTCCCCGCGAGGCAGACGTGCGCAAGATCGTGGCCGATACGAGTGCGCCGGGGACGTGGCTGAAGCTGTTCGCGGCGGAGGGCACCGTCCGGCCATGGCTGGGCCCTGGCTGGCAGTTCGACCAGGTCGCATGCCTGATGACCGTGCCGCTCGCCCCCGAGCGGCCCGAAGTTCCGGCCGGCTACACCCTGACCCGCTGGACCAGGGGCGGGGTCACCCGCGTGCTGGTCCGCACCTCCGAGGGGCACTTCGCCGCCCGCGGCCAGGTCGCCGCGACCGGCCGCAGCGCCGTCGTCGACCAGATCGAGACCGCCCCGGGACACCGGCGTCGCGGGCTCGGTGCCCTGGTGATGCGAACGCTGCAGGACACCGCCCACGCAGCCGGCGCCACCACCGGCGTGCTCGTCGCCACCCCTGACGGTCAGGCGCTCTACTCCACGCTGGGCTGGACCACCCACTCCCCCATGACCAGCCTGTGGTTCGAGCCGTCGGACAGCTCCTCCTGACGCGCCGAGGCCCGGCGGAGTGGAGGCTGCACCGCCCGTGCAGCGGCCTCACGAGACAGCGAACCGCCGACCTGAAGCACCTGGAGGTGGAGCACTTGTCGCCGGCAGTCGCGCCGTCGCCGTGCTCGTCGCTGATCTTCTGCGAGACGCTACGGACAGATCAGTTCGATGGTCGGAAAGTAGGTCCGGTAGCGCGAGGCGTCGCGCGTGAGCAGTCGGTACCCACGCACAGCCGCATGCGCTCCGATGTAGAAGTCCGGCAGGGGCGCGGTCTTCTGCCCGCCACGCTTGCGGTACAGCAGGAATGCCTTGCCTGCAAGGAACCCGGCCTCGTAGGGGAGCGGCTCTCGGGCGAAGTCCGCGGTGGGCAGGACCGCGTCCAAGTCCTCGATCGCCGCGTACGCCACCGAGACCTCGGCGTAGACGATCGGGTTGATCACCACCTCCCCCTCGTCCTGGGCGTTGGACAGCGCGGACTCCGACCAGTCGGCCCATTTCTCATCGTCCGTCATCAGGTCGAGCAGCACACAGGAGTCGACCAACGTCACTGGTCGGCCCTCTCCCGGGCCGACCGGCCTCAACCGACTACTCGCCACGCAAGAGCTCCATGATCTCGTCCGTGGACATGCCGCCCGCAGCGCTTCCCCTCATCCGGCGGGCCACCCGCTGTCCTCTGGTGCCATGCCCCTCCCGGCGCACTATCCGCAGGACGCCACCCTCCTCGATGACGTCCACCTCGTCCCCGGGTCGCAGACCGCACTTCTCGCGAATGTCTGCGGGGATGGTGACTTGTCCCTTGCTGTTGAGTCGCATCTCCCACCTCCTGTACCACGTAATACTGCTACCACGTAATACTAGACCGCACGTGTCCGCCCGGAAGCGGTGCGACCATCGCCCAGTCCTTTCGGGCGGCGCTGAACATGGCTGTGGCTCGAGAGTCGGTCCAGACTCCCGAGCCACAGCCATGTGCCGGGGTCAGTCCGCCAGCGGCAGATAGACCCGGTTGCCCTGGGCCGCGAACTCGGCGGACTTCTCCGCCATGCCCGCCAGCGCCTCGGCGTCGAACTCGCTGGCCACCGCCGACGAACCTCCCCCAGCCTTCGGCCGGGAGGTGCCCCCATCGTGCTCGTCGCGGATCTTCTGCGAGATCTTCATCGAGCAGAACTTCGGCCCGCACATCGAGCAGAAGTGCGCCGTCTTGGCCGGCTCCGCGGGGAGCGTCTCGTCGTGGAAGGCGCGGGCCGTCTCCGGGTCGAGGGCCAGGTTGAACTGGTCCTCCCAGCGGAACTCGAAGCGGGCGTCGGAGAGGGCGTCGTCCCAGTCGCGCGCGCCGGGGTGGCCCTTGGCGAGGTCGGCGGCGTGGGCGGCGATCTTGTAGGTGATCACGCCGGTCTTGACGTCGTCCCGGTTGGGCAGGCCCAGGTGCTCCTTGGGCGTGACGTAGCAGAGCATCGCGGTGCCCCACCAGGCGATCATCGCGGCGCCGATGCCCGAGGTGATGTGGTCGTAGCCGGGCGCCACGTCGGTGGTCAGCGGGCCCAGGGTGTAGAAGGGGGCCTCGTCGCAGATCTCCTTCTGGAGATCCATGTTCTCCTTGATCTTGTTCATCGCGACGTGGCCCGGGCCCTCGATCATCACCTGGACGTCCTTGGCCCGCGCGATCCGGCCGAGCTCGCCGAGGGTCTGCAGTTCGGCGAACTGGGCCTCGTCGTTGGCGTCGGCGGTCGAGCCCGGGCGCAGGCCGTCACCGAGCGAGAAGGTGACGTCGTAGGCGCGCAGGATGTCGCAGAGTTCCTCGAAGTTGGTGTAGAGGAAGTTCTCCTGATGGTGCGCCAGGCACCAGGCGGCCATGATGGAGCCGCCGCGCGAGACGATGCCGGTCTTGCGGCGGGCGGTCAGCGGGACGTAGCGCAGCAGCACGCCGGCGTGCACCGTCATGTAGTCGACGCCCTGCTCGCACTGCTCGATGACGGTGTCCCGGTAGACCTCCCAACTCAGCTCCTCGGCCCGGCCGTCCACCTTCTCCAGCGCCTGGTAGAGCGGCACGGTGCCGATCGGCACCGGGGAGTTGCGCAGGATCCACTCGCGGGTGGTGTGGATGTTGCGGCCGGTGGAGAGGTCCATGACGGTGTCGGCACCCCAGCGGGTGGCCCAGGTCATCTTCTCCACCTCCTCCTCGATGGAGGAAGTGACCGCCGAATTGCCGATGTTGGCGTTGATCTTGACCAGGAAGTTGGTGCCGATGATGGCCGGCTCCACCTCCGGGTGGTTGACGTTCACCGGGATCACGGCGCGGCCGCGGGCCACCTCGTCGCGGACGAACTCCGGCTCCAGGCCCTCGCGCAGCGCCACGAACTCCATCTCGGGGGTGATGATCCCGCGCTTGGCGTAGCCGAGCTGGGTCACCGCCACCCCGTCGCGGGCGCGCAGCGGGCGGCGCGGGCGGCCGGGGAAGACCGCGTCCAGGTTGCGCAGGTCGCCACCGCGCGGCGAGGTGTGCTTGATCCCGTCGTCCTCGGGCCGCGCCTCGCGGCCGTCGTACTCCTCGATGTCGCCGCGCTGGCGGATCCAGGAGTCGCGCAGCGCGGGCAGGCCGCGGCGCACGTCGGGCTGGTGGTCGGGGTCGGTGTACGGCCCGGAGGTGTCGTACAGCGGCACGGTGGCGCCGTTGGTGAGGTGCACCTCGCGGTAGGGGACCCGCAGATCGGGGCGGGAGCCCTGGCGGTAGGCCTTGCGCCAGGCCGGGGTGGGGTACCCGGTGGCGGCGCTGCTGACTGCGGTCCGGTCCTCGGTGGTGGCCGGGCGTGCGTCATCCAAACTGGTCATCAGACCTTCTACTCCCTACGCCGGCATTACCCGGTCAGGTTCCTGCGGTCGGCGCAGCGGTCGGCCCGTCCGTCGACGGATCGTTCAGCGCCCTCTCAGCCCGGTGCTCCGAGCTCCCGTTCGGCAGGCGGAAGTGCCTGCCTGAAGACCTCCCCACGGTAACGGGCGGTCCGGCGGAGCGTCCAGAGGGGGTGCGGTCGGCGAGCGGGCGGCCCCGCCCTGGGCAGCCGTCGGTGCCCGGGGGCACACTGGGAGCTCGCCGACGGACGGCGAAGGTGCAGCGACGGGGGGGACGCAACGGTGATCGGATACACCGGACGGGTCACGGGCAGGGTCGGCGAAGGGCTGGTCGGCGAGGTGATGGTGCACGTGCCGGAACGGGTCGGCACCGAGGCCTTCCTGGCCTACCTGGCGGTGCCGGGCGACCAACTGCCGGTCGGGACCCCGGTGGTGGTGGTCGAGTACCAGCCGCCGCGGACCGTCTTCGTGGCCCCGACCACGGGCTGACGCGGCACCAGCCGGGGGGTGCGGTGGATGGGCAGCGTGTCCGCACTTTGTCACCTCTGAGTGACAACATCGGCGACACGCCGCCCCGGTATTCCCAACCGAATGGATCAAGCGCAGAATCTCCACTCGCCACCGCGTTCCGCGCAATCCTGCACAACCGAGCGCAGCCACGGAGCGGTGTGCCCTGAAGGGGGAAGCAGCCGATGTTGATCGGCATCATCGCGGGGGCGGCAGTCGCCGCCGTCATTCTTCTGATCGTGCTGTTCAAGCTCTGCTGGCGCGTCGCCGAGCCGAACGAGGCACTGGTCATCTCCGGTTCCAACCACCGCACCGAAGGCGTCGGCGAGGGACTGGGCTTTCGGATCGTCACCGGTCGCGGGACCCTGGTGACCCCGGGCATCCAGACCGTGCGCAAGCTCTCACTCGACCTCAACGAAGCCGAGCTGGATGTCGAGTGTGTGACCTCGCAGGGCATCCCGGTGCGGGTCAAGGGTGTGGTGATCTTCAAGGTCGGCGACGACATGGTGTCGATCGCCAACGCCGCCCGGCGCTTCCTGGACCAGCAGAAGCAGATGGGCAACCGGGTCCACAACGTCTTCGCCGGCCATCTGCGCTCCATCGTCGGCGGGTTGACGGTCGAGCAGATGATCCGCGACCGCGAGCGGCTCACCGGTGAGACCCGGGCGGCCTCCGGCACCGAGATGGAGAAGCTCGGACTGATCATCGACTCGCTGCAGATCCAGGAGATCCTGGACCCGACCGGCTACATCAAGAACCTGGCCGCGCCGCACGCCGCCGCCGTGCAGCGGGACGCCCGCATCGCGGCCGCCGAGGCCGACCGGGTGGCCACCGAGGCCGAGCAGGAGGCGTCCGCCCGCAAGGCCGAGGCAACCCGCAACTCCGGTATCCAGCAGGCCGGTTACCAGGCCGAGATGGACACCGCCGCAGCCCGCGCGCTGCAGGCCGGCCCGCTCGCCGAGGCCGCCGCCCGGCAGGAGGTCGTGGTCCAGGAGACCAAGGTCGCCGAGCTGGAGGGTCTGCGCAAGGAGCAGCAGCTGCAGGCGGAGGTCCGCAAGCCGGCCGACGCGCGCGCCTACGAGACCCGCACCAAGGCCGACGCCGACCGCGACGCCCGGATCTCGGCCGCCCAGGCGCAGGCCAAGGAGACCGAGCTGAAGGCCGGTGCCGAGGCCAACCGGGTCAAGGTCGCCGCGCAGGCCGAGGCCGAGGCGACCAAGGCCCGCGGTCTGGCCGCCGCCGAGGCCACCCGGGCGACCGGTCAGGCCGAGGCCGCCTCCGCCGAGGCCAAGGGTCTGGCCGCCGCCGAGGCGGCCCGCGCCCTCGGTCTGGCCGAGGCCGAGGCGATCAAGGCCCGGGCCGCCGCGCTGGCGGAGAACCAGGAGGCCGTGGTCGCCCAGCAACTCGCCGAGAACTGGCCGGAGATCGTCCGGGCCGGGGCCGACGCCTTCGGCAACGTGGAGCACATGGTGCTGCTCAACGGCGCCGAGGGCATGGGCGAGATGTTCGCCAAGGCGCTCACCATGGGCGGCACCGGTCTCGGGCTGGCCCGCCAGCTGCTCGGCACGATGAACCCGGGCAGCGGCGAGGAGGCCAAGGACGCCAAGGAGGCCAAGCCGGCCAAGCCCGCGTCGCAGACGATCCCGCTGCAGGACGTGCAGTGAGCTGAACAGCCGTAAGGCACAAGGAGAACGCGGCCGCGACCGATCCCTCCCCCCGGAGGGACCGAGCGCGGCCGCGTTCGGCTTTCTGTCGGCGGGCCGAAACCCGCCTGCGGCAGCTGTGTCAGCGCCGGTAGGCCTCGGCCAGTGCGGCGAAGACCGCCTTCGGCCGCCGGCCGCCCTCGGGCAGCACCGCCACCACCCCGTAACTGGCGAGGTCCAGGTCGTGGGCCGGGTCCTCGGGCCGGTGCGGAGCCTCGAAGTGCGCGAAGGTGAACCAGAACGCCGAGTCGACCCCCGCTTCCTCGAAGTCCGCGAGCAGCTCCCGCAGGTACCGCACCTGCTCCTGCTCGTCCCGGACCAGCGGCTCGGTGATGCACCGCGGCTCGGCGTCGTCGTCCACGACCGCCCACCCCATCCCGCCCCTGGCGCCCGCGCCCTGGTAGGCGCAGCAGCCGAACTCGGTGACCGCCACCGGCTTGCCGTGCTCGAAGGCACCCGCCAGCAGGTGGTGGAAGTGGTCGGCGTTGTGGGCGTCCCGGTAGGCGTCCACCCCGACGAGGTCGAAGCCCGACCAGTCCGGCTTCTCCCAGACGCCCGAGGCGTAGCTGATCCGGCCGCCGAACTCGGCCCGCACCCTCGGCAGCAGCTCGGCGAAGAAGGCGTTCACCCGGTCCGCGGTGCCGACCAGCGGCATCCGGTCGGGTGCGGTCAGCGCGGCCATCCGGCCGGCGAAGCCGTCGCCGGGGATGAACCCCTCGGCGAAGAGGCTGAGTTCGCAGCCGAGGACGAGCACCACCTCGGCGCCCGAGCGGCGGATCCGCTCGGCCCGCCGCGCGCAGTCCAGGAAGAACGGGACCAGCTGATCCGCCGTCATGTTGCAGGGGAAGGGCGCGAACCAGACCTCGAGCCCGTGTGCGGCGGCGGCCTCGGCCGCGAGCTCGATCCGCTCCGGCAGGCCTCCGGAGATCCGCACCGCCGTGCAGTGCAGCTCCTCGGCGATCACCCGCAGTTCCTCGGCGACCTCGGCGGGGTCGAACCGGGGCCGGGAGAGGTCTCCCACCGGGGCGAACCCGGTGTCGTAGTTGATGCCACGGCCACGTATCGGCTTGCCGGTCATGGTGCTCACTCCCCGTTCTTGATCTGCTGGTCCATCAGCTTCTTCATCCGCTCGGTGTACGGGCCGCTGACCATGCTCGCCACCCCGATCGCGCCGATCAGCAGCACGGTCGGCAGCCAGGCCATGGTGGCCAGCGGCAGGGTGTAGGCACCGACCACCCGGGCCGCGCACTCCAGCACCAGGGCCGCGCCCCAGACCACCGAGTGGGCCAGCGCACTGCGGCGGAACTCGGCCGAGCCGGCGGTCGCGACCTGTCCTGAACCGGTCCGCAGGGCCTCCCAGGCGGCTTCCCGCGCGGCGTCGCCCCTGGTCAGGAAGGGCCGCAGACCCGCGCTCATCGCCGGCCGGCCGCGCAGCACCGAAACCAGGATGCCGATCCCGATCGCGCTGCTGACCAGCCCGTCCTTGGCGATCATCAGCCGGGGGTCGCCGGTGATGAAGGTGGTGACCAGGCCCACCACGTTCACCACCAGGATCAGCGGCGCCAGGCCCGCACCGGACTTGCTCCCGGCCCCGGCCCGACGCGAGCGCACCAGCCCGTAGACGGTTCGCACGGCCGGGACCACGCTGGAGATGACCAGGGCCGGGACCATCCCGACGCCGAACGCCCGCGCCGCGTAGTACGTGCCCAGTGGCACCACGACGTCCACGGCCAGCGGAAGCAGCCCGTCGACCAGCGGATTGCGGGTCTTGGTGGAGCCGGCCGGCAGTTCTGCGGTGCTCATCTCGGTGGTTCCTTCCCCCGTGCGTCCCTTGACGTGATCAAGAATCGCAGCAGGAACTGACCGGACGTCAGTGCAATCTGTGCGCAGCTCCTCATGACAGCTGTCATGCCGGGGAGCTGACGGACACCGCGCCGAACTGCCCGGCACCGGAGCGGAAAACGCCGAGCGCCCGCCCCAACTGGGGGCGGGCGCTTGGGCGGAGGGTGCGGGGAGGGTCAGCCTCGGGCGGCCTTCTTCACCAGGATCACCACCGCCGCCGCGATACCGACCACCACCAGGGCCTTGATCGCGAATCCCACCAGTGCACCGATCAGACCGAACACCGCACCGATGATGTTGAAGGCGATCACCAGAACGATGATCGGCACCACGATGTTGCGCACAAAGCCCGGCAGCGACTTCCAGATCTCAGCCATGTCCGTTACCTCATAATCCCATTCGGGTCGGCTCTGCGGTGCCGCACCCTGTCCGCTTTCGATACTTCGATCGTAGGAGTGCCGAGCAGCGATGACGAGCGATTCCGCCCCCGAGAGAACCCGGATAAAGCCCTGAGGGGCACCCCTCGGGTCGGCCCCTACCTGAGGGCCGGTTCGGTCACACCGGCCACTGCTCGCCCCGCCAGGCCGCGTCCCAGAACATCCACTCGTAGCGGGTGGTGGTGGTGAAGTGCTCGAACACCCGCCCCCGTTCCGCTTCCGAGAGCTGCTCGCCGAGCCGGTCGGTGAGGGCCAGCACCCGGCGCACCACGGACTGGAACGCCTCGTCGCCGTAGGTGGCGATCCAGCGGGCGTAGAGCGGGTCGGGGGAGGAGCGCGCCAGCAGCTGCTCGCCGACCCGGGCGTAGACCCAGTAGCAGGGCAGCACCGCGGCCACCGCCTCGGCGAACGAGCCGCCGTAGACGGTGGCCAGCAGGTAGCTGGTGTAGGCGCGGGTGGTGGGCAGCACCGGCTCGGCGGCGGCTTGCTCGGCGCTCTCGCCGAAGGCGGTGAGGAACTCGGCGTGCATGCCCTGCTCGGCGGCGAGCGCGCCGATCGCGTCGTCCGCGAAGGCCCGCACCTCGGCCTCGCCCGGCGCCTTGGCCGCGCAGATCGCCAGCGCCCTGGCGTAGTCCCGCAGGTAGTGGGAGTCCTGCACCACGAAGTGCCGGAAGGCCGGGCGGGGCAGCGTGCCGTCGGTCAGGCCGGCCAGGAACGGGTGGTCGAGGATCTCGGCGTAGACCGGCTCGACGGCGGCCCACAGCTGCTCGGTCAGGGTCTGGGTCATGCCCCGAGCCTAGGGCCGGCTCTGCTGGATCACGCCGGGCGGGCAGAGCGGCCTTGGGTGAGCGGCCTCACGGCTCCGGCGGCGAGAAGACCACCAGCACCCGCAGCTCCTCGGTGACGTGGTGGAACCGGTGCGGCACCCCGGCCGGGACGAAGACCACGCTGCCCCGACCGACCGTCGCGGTCTCGTCGCCCACGGTGAGGTACGCCCGCCCGCTGACCACCTGGTAGAGCTCGTCCTGCTGGTGCGCGCTCTGCGTGTCGGCCTCGCCCGGCGCCAGCGCGTACAGGCCCACCGACATCGTGCGCTCCTTGAGGAACCGCAGGTAGGCGCCCTGTTCGGCGGCCCGCTCCGCGTCCAGCTGATCCAGTCGGAAAACCTTCATCGCCCTGCTTCCTGCCAGATGCTTCCGTCGACCGCCCGAGCCTGCCACCATGCGGGAGCATGAAGCACTTCGTTCTGAAGACACTGGTCAACGCCGTCGCCATCTGGGTGGCTGCCTGGTTGGTCAAGGGGATAACCCTGTCCGGCAGTTCCTGGGGCAAGCAGGCGCTGACCGTGATCGCGGTGGCGCTGATCTTCGGGGTGGTGAACTGGTTGATCAAGCCGCTGGTGAAGTTCTTCTCGTTCCCGCTGTTCATCCTCACGCTCGGCCTGATCACCTTCGTGATCAACGCGCTGATGCTCTGGCTGACCTCGTTCGCCTCCGACCGGCTGAAGCTGGACTTCCATGTGAACGGCTTCCTGCCGGCGCTGTTCGGCTCGCTGATCATCAGCCTGGTCGCCTGGGGCCTGCACCTGGCGCTGGGCGACGAGCGGGACTGAGCGCCCACGCCGGTGCGGCCCGCCTCCCCGGGCAAAGCACGGGGAGGCGGGCCGCTGTGCGTGCGGGTCAGCCCTGGTTCTCGAAGCCCCGGCTGAGGATCGCGGCCAGCGCGGCATCCAGCGAGGCCGTGGTCGGCTCCTCGCCGACCGGCACCAGGCGGCCGGCCCGCTCCAGGAAGGCGACCAGCGGCGGCACCGCGCAGCGCAGCAGCGCGTCGCCCCCCGGCGCCCGCAGCAGGACGGCGATCTCCGGCACCCGGCCCGGGCCCTCCAGCGGCCGCACCCGCACATCCCCCTCGCCGCTGGGCCCGCTGAGCCCGTCGACCAGCAGCTCCCTGCCGAACACCCAGCTCACCGGGGCGTCCCCGGGCAGGTGGAAGGTGAGCCGGACCGCGTACGGGTCGGCCGCGGCATACTCCAGGTCGGCCACCAGGCGGAAGGACAGCTCGTCGGAGACCACCAGGCTCATCACGACCTGTCCCTGGACTGTGCTCTGCATGCGCCACTACCTCTCAAGCTCCAAAGTGCCCGTATTGGTACAGACCTTCCGATTCACCCGGCCCGGGACCGCGCCCGGCCTGGGACCGTGTCACCTGACCTGGGACCGCGCCGGAAGCCGCCACTCCATTTCGTCCAGGTGTGCGAGTTTCGACCGTGCTGAGCTGCGGGATGCTCCCGCACAACGCTCGCGGAGGTGAGGTCGGTGGCTCCAGGGATCACGCCGGGAACACCAGGGACTGCGACGCCCGTCGGGCCGACGCCGCAGCCGCGGCCGGTGGTCAAACGCACCGCCCGCGCGATCCTGCTGGACCTGCTCGGCGACGACCCGAGGCACGGCGCCGCCGAGCTGATCGTGATCAAGCGGACCAGGCCCGGCTGCGATCCGTACTGGATCACCCCCGGCGGCGGCGTGGAACCCGAGGACCGCACCGTCACCGAGGCGCTGCACCGCGAGGTGGACGAGGAACTCGGCGGCAAGGTGGCCGACGCGGTACCGGCCTTCGTCGACACCGTCGCGCACTCCCACCACGAGGACGGCACCCTGGCGCACCCGCACGGGGTCAAGGTGCAGCACTTCTTCGTCTGCCGGCTGGTGAGCCTGGACCCGGCCCGGCGGCACGGACCGGAGGTCGACGAGCCACGCGGCGAGTACGAGATCGTCCGGCTGCCGTTCACCCGGGAGGGCGTCACCGCGGTCAACCTGGTCCCGCCCTCGCTGCGGGCCTATCTCGCCGCCAACATCGAGGGCGTCCTGGCCCTGCTGGCACCCGACTTGTGAGCCGCCGCACGGCCACCCCCCTACTCCTCGGGCAGGTCGTGCCGGATCAGCTCCGGGTGGACCCCGGAGCGGGCCAGCGCCGCCGCCGCCCGGCGCACCATCGCCGCCGGGCCGGCCAGGAAGGCGCGGTGGCCGTCCCACGGACCGAGCTGCGCGGCCACGTCGCTGAGCAGCCCGCCCGGCTCCCCCGCCGTGCCGCCCGGCTCGGAGAGCACCGGGCGGACCGCCAACCACGGGTGCCGGCGCTCCAGTTGGCGCAGGGCTTCGAGCTGGTAGAGGTCGTCGGCGCGGCGGGCGCCGTAGAGCACCTGGACGGTGCGGCCGGCCGAACCGTGCTCGGCGACGTCCTCGACCAGCGCGGAGATCGGCGCGATCCCGGTGCCGCCGCCCACGCACAGCAGCGGCGTCGGATCCGCGTGGTCCAGCACCATCCGGCCCGCGGGCGGGCCGAGCCGCAGCACATCGCCGGGGCGCGCCCGGCGCAGCAGGGCGTTGCTCACCCAGCCGGCCTGCACCGCCCGCACATGGAAGGTCAGCAGGCCGTCGGGGCGCGGTGCGGTGGCGAACGAGTAG
Protein-coding regions in this window:
- a CDS encoding VC0807 family protein produces the protein MSTAELPAGSTKTRNPLVDGLLPLAVDVVVPLGTYYAARAFGVGMVPALVISSVVPAVRTVYGLVRSRRAGAGSKSGAGLAPLILVVNVVGLVTTFITGDPRLMIAKDGLVSSAIGIGILVSVLRGRPAMSAGLRPFLTRGDAAREAAWEALRTGSGQVATAGSAEFRRSALAHSVVWGAALVLECAARVVGAYTLPLATMAWLPTVLLIGAIGVASMVSGPYTERMKKLMDQQIKNGE
- a CDS encoding AbrB/MazE/SpoVT family DNA-binding domain-containing protein, with translation MRLNSKGQVTIPADIREKCGLRPGDEVDVIEEGGVLRIVRREGHGTRGQRVARRMRGSAAGGMSTDEIMELLRGE
- a CDS encoding CBS domain-containing protein — protein: MTTHSPQSAQRDHGLTVADAMETCDYQIADDSTVDRANDILHSAHVEYLLVRDHNGRCEGLVTRIGLRPFLARSWYTERTAISATSHQRGPFAWPTMGLTLAALAMRIKRLAVWPVVDDDGYILGVLTADRATGVLAAAPA
- a CDS encoding SsgA family sporulation/cell division regulator produces the protein MQSTVQGQVVMSLVVSDELSFRLVADLEYAAADPYAVRLTFHLPGDAPVSWVFGRELLVDGLSGPSGEGDVRVRPLEGPGRVPEIAVLLRAPGGDALLRCAVPPLVAFLERAGRLVPVGEEPTTASLDAALAAILSRGFENQG
- a CDS encoding NUDIX domain-containing protein, which encodes MVKRTARAILLDLLGDDPRHGAAELIVIKRTRPGCDPYWITPGGGVEPEDRTVTEALHREVDEELGGKVADAVPAFVDTVAHSHHEDGTLAHPHGVKVQHFFVCRLVSLDPARRHGPEVDEPRGEYEIVRLPFTREGVTAVNLVPPSLRAYLAANIEGVLALLAPDL
- a CDS encoding type II toxin-antitoxin system VapC family toxin → MTLVDSCVLLDLMTDDEKWADWSESALSNAQDEGEVVINPIVYAEVSVAYAAIEDLDAVLPTADFAREPLPYEAGFLAGKAFLLYRKRGGQKTAPLPDFYIGAHAAVRGYRLLTRDASRYRTYFPTIELICP
- a CDS encoding SPFH domain-containing protein; translated protein: MLIGIIAGAAVAAVILLIVLFKLCWRVAEPNEALVISGSNHRTEGVGEGLGFRIVTGRGTLVTPGIQTVRKLSLDLNEAELDVECVTSQGIPVRVKGVVIFKVGDDMVSIANAARRFLDQQKQMGNRVHNVFAGHLRSIVGGLTVEQMIRDRERLTGETRAASGTEMEKLGLIIDSLQIQEILDPTGYIKNLAAPHAAAVQRDARIAAAEADRVATEAEQEASARKAEATRNSGIQQAGYQAEMDTAAARALQAGPLAEAAARQEVVVQETKVAELEGLRKEQQLQAEVRKPADARAYETRTKADADRDARISAAQAQAKETELKAGAEANRVKVAAQAEAEATKARGLAAAEATRATGQAEAASAEAKGLAAAEAARALGLAEAEAIKARAAALAENQEAVVAQQLAENWPEIVRAGADAFGNVEHMVLLNGAEGMGEMFAKALTMGGTGLGLARQLLGTMNPGSGEEAKDAKEAKPAKPASQTIPLQDVQ
- the thiC gene encoding phosphomethylpyrimidine synthase ThiC — encoded protein: MTSLDDARPATTEDRTAVSSAATGYPTPAWRKAYRQGSRPDLRVPYREVHLTNGATVPLYDTSGPYTDPDHQPDVRRGLPALRDSWIRQRGDIEEYDGREARPEDDGIKHTSPRGGDLRNLDAVFPGRPRRPLRARDGVAVTQLGYAKRGIITPEMEFVALREGLEPEFVRDEVARGRAVIPVNVNHPEVEPAIIGTNFLVKINANIGNSAVTSSIEEEVEKMTWATRWGADTVMDLSTGRNIHTTREWILRNSPVPIGTVPLYQALEKVDGRAEELSWEVYRDTVIEQCEQGVDYMTVHAGVLLRYVPLTARRKTGIVSRGGSIMAAWCLAHHQENFLYTNFEELCDILRAYDVTFSLGDGLRPGSTADANDEAQFAELQTLGELGRIARAKDVQVMIEGPGHVAMNKIKENMDLQKEICDEAPFYTLGPLTTDVAPGYDHITSGIGAAMIAWWGTAMLCYVTPKEHLGLPNRDDVKTGVITYKIAAHAADLAKGHPGARDWDDALSDARFEFRWEDQFNLALDPETARAFHDETLPAEPAKTAHFCSMCGPKFCSMKISQKIRDEHDGGTSRPKAGGGSSAVASEFDAEALAGMAEKSAEFAAQGNRVYLPLAD
- the tenA gene encoding thiaminase II, which encodes MTQTLTEQLWAAVEPVYAEILDHPFLAGLTDGTLPRPAFRHFVVQDSHYLRDYARALAICAAKAPGEAEVRAFADDAIGALAAEQGMHAEFLTAFGESAEQAAAEPVLPTTRAYTSYLLATVYGGSFAEAVAAVLPCYWVYARVGEQLLARSSPDPLYARWIATYGDEAFQSVVRRVLALTDRLGEQLSEAERGRVFEHFTTTTRYEWMFWDAAWRGEQWPV
- a CDS encoding cupin domain-containing protein, whose translation is MKVFRLDQLDAERAAEQGAYLRFLKERTMSVGLYALAPGEADTQSAHQQDELYQVVSGRAYLTVGDETATVGRGSVVFVPAGVPHRFHHVTEELRVLVVFSPPEP
- a CDS encoding phage holin family protein, translating into MKHFVLKTLVNAVAIWVAAWLVKGITLSGSSWGKQALTVIAVALIFGVVNWLIKPLVKFFSFPLFILTLGLITFVINALMLWLTSFASDRLKLDFHVNGFLPALFGSLIISLVAWGLHLALGDERD
- a CDS encoding DUF5326 family protein; amino-acid sequence: MAEIWKSLPGFVRNIVVPIIVLVIAFNIIGAVFGLIGALVGFAIKALVVVGIAAAVVILVKKAARG
- a CDS encoding GNAT family N-acetyltransferase, which produces MHDVTVGELVRMWVDGWIVSRGASDPIEQPWGWTIDMGQATHVSRHVLPAPREADVRKIVADTSAPGTWLKLFAAEGTVRPWLGPGWQFDQVACLMTVPLAPERPEVPAGYTLTRWTRGGVTRVLVRTSEGHFAARGQVAATGRSAVVDQIETAPGHRRRGLGALVMRTLQDTAHAAGATTGVLVATPDGQALYSTLGWTTHSPMTSLWFEPSDSSS